Proteins encoded together in one Benincasa hispida cultivar B227 chromosome 1, ASM972705v1, whole genome shotgun sequence window:
- the LOC120081359 gene encoding broad specificity amino-acid racemase RacX — protein MSCQLLSSQSCISAYVNTRRIQHQWRLNPLQALPPSSTLLHTDESEHFPESKKSSGFSSVLKTSKDSTGILLSQSNSVGILGGSSVNSTVNFLGKLVKWSTKDGESGLPFVLCSDPTLSNELQVFDKSSHPVLNYKSEDLGLDSRLVVESLKSKRAFLENSGARCIVMPCHISHLWYEDVSKGCPVTFLHMADCVARELKEAKLKPLEAGSPLRIGVLATNAILSAGYYQEKLQNEGFEVVLPDKATMEHTVIPAIEALNRKDIEGARNLLRIALQVLLVRAVNSVILASDDIKDLLPLDDPLLKRCIDPMDALARSTINWAQCAE, from the exons ATGTCTTGCCAGCTTTTAAGTAGTCAATCTTGTATATCTGCTTATGTAAATACTCGTAGAATTCAGCATCAATGGAGGTTGAATCCTCTTCAGGCTTTACCACCATCATCAACTCTATTGCACACTGATGAAAGTGAACATTTTCCAGAATCTAAAAAGAGTTCTGGGTTCAGCTCAGTATTGAAAACGAGTAAAGATTCAACTGGTATTTTGCTAAGTCAATCAAATTCAGTGGGTATATTAGGGGGATCTTCTGTGAATTCTACTGTAAACTTCTTGGGAAAATTAGTTAAATGGAGTACCAAAGATGGAGAATCTGGTCTTCCTTTTGTTCTTTGCTCTGATCCAACTCTTAGTAACGAGCTCCAAGTGTTTGATAAAAGTTCTCACCCAGTTCTCAACTACAAGAGTGAGGATTTAGGATTGGACTCAAGATTAGTAGTGGAGAGTTTGAAGAGTAAGAGAGCTTTTCTCGAGAATTCGGGTGCTCGTTGCATTGTTATGCCTTGTCACATCTCTCATTTATGGTATGAAGATGTTTCAAAAGGGTGTCCTGTTACCTTCCTTCACATGGCTGATTGTGTTGCTAGAGAGCTCAAGGAAGCTAAGTTGAAGCCACTCGAAGCTGGGAGTCCCTTACGGATTGGAGTTCTTGCAACCAATGCAATTTTAAGTGCAGGGTATTATCAGGAGAAACTGCAGAATGAA GGATTTGAGGTGGTTCTTCCAGACAAAGCAACTATGGAGCATACTGTAATTCCTGCAATTGAGGCTCTAAACAGAAAAGACATAGAAGGGGCAAGGAATTTACTAAGAATTGCACTTCAAGTTCTTTTGGTGAGGGCTGTCAACTCTGTCATCCTTGCCTCTGATGATATAAAGGATCTTTTGCCCTTGGATGATCCCCTTCTTAAGAGATGCATTGACCCAATGGACGCATTAGCAAGGTCCACTATCAATTGGGCACAATGTGCTGAATAA
- the LOC120081364 gene encoding zinc finger Ran-binding domain-containing protein 2-like: MSRPGDWNCRSCQHLNFQRRDMCQRCGDPKSGGGVGRGGSGFGYGGSDVRPGDWYCSVGNCGAHNFASRSSCFKCGAFKDDMSAFDFDIPRPSPRGISPYAFASPARTAASAWKSGDWICARSGCNEHNFASRMECFRCSAPRDSY; the protein is encoded by the exons ATGAGTAGACCGGGAGATTGGAACTGTAGGTCGTGCCAGCACTTGAACTTCCAAAGGAGGGACATGTGCCAGCGATGCGGCGACCCGAAGAGCGGCGGCGGTGTCGGAAGAGGTGGGTCTGGTTTTGGGTATGGAGGGTCGGATGTGAGGCCCGGGGACTGGTACTGTAGCGTGGGAAATTGTGGAGCTCACAATTTTGCAAGTCGATCAAGCTGCTTCAAATGTGGGGCTTTTAAAGACGACATGTCGGCTTTCGACTTTGATATTCCTCGTCCTAGTCCTAGAGGGATTTCCCCATATGCTTTCGCTAGTCCCGCCCGTACTGCTGCCTCCGCTTGGAAGTCTGGTGACTGGATTTGTGCCAG GTCGGGATGCAATGAACATAACTTTGCAAGCAGGATGGAGTGCTTTAGATGCAGTGCTCCAAGAGACTCCTACTAA
- the LOC120085724 gene encoding lys-63-specific deubiquitinase BRCC36-like isoform X3, protein MTAMTGRTTRVIGWYHSHPHITVLPSHVDVRTQGTYQLLDSGFIGLIFSCFSEDANKVGRIQVIAFQSFDGKQNHLSRPISLSPVYRNSVIDVESSLSSSENLSANVGYGPGENPEQDTGNSVVAGALKDSGTGRSSELGYFFANADTNYQGKEKISGSYLTNNTNSGITDIDPMDLSESMQEAMHRSNIEMSAAEFSRKEIPLHVMPTASLIKLDSPLMSFTDLQHVLFEEERSAYNQAISNNMKDGKVHPLTFIHHTSTYQASMCKLIEYCLSPAISALQDRVKENEIRLALLAEEARSLEIEAAKANESGPGSPHQVTHGSRASASPTLRDLYPSTASVGARSAGSSMNRSRKGL, encoded by the exons ATGACAGCAATGACTGGGAGAACAACAAGAGTTATTGGGTGGTACCATTCACATCCTCATATTACAGTGCTTCCTTCACATGTTG ATGTGCGAACTCAAGGGACATATCAGCTTCTTGATTCTGGGTTTATTGGGCTGATATTTTCCTGCTTTAGTGAAGATGCCAACAAG GTTGGGAGAATTCAAGTTATTGCTTTCCAGTCCTTTGATGGGAAGCAGAATCACCTCTCAAGACCTATTTCTTTATCTCCTGTATATCGAAATTCGGTGATTGATGTCGAATCTTCTTTGAGTTCCTCTGAAAATTTATCAGCAAATGTGGGCTATGGACCAGGAGAGAATCCTGAGCAAGACACTGGTAATTCAGTGGTTGCTGGAGCTCTTAAG GATTCA GGTACTGGACGATCTTCAGAGTTGGGTTATTTTTTTGCTAATGCTGACACCAACTATCaaggaaaagagaaaatcaGTGGAAGCTATCTTACTAACAATACAAACAGCGGAATTACTGATATTGATCCAATGGACTTGTCTGAAAGCATGCAAGAAGCAATGCACCGTTCAAATATTGAAATGAG TGCTGCTGAATTCTCAAGGAAAGAGATTCCTCTTCATGTTATGCCAACTGCTTCGCTCATAAAGCTTGATTCACCATTGATGTCTTTCACTGATTTACAGCATGTTCTGTTTGAAGAGGAGAGATCAGCTTATAATCAAGCCATCTCGAATAATATGAA gGATGGGAAAGTGCATCCGCTGACGTTCATACATCACACATCAACATATCAGGCTTCAATGTGCAAGTTAATTGAATATTG TCTTAGTCCTGCCATAAGTGCGCTTCAGGACCGTGTAAAAGAGAATGAAATTCGG TTAGCTTTGCTGGCTGAGGAAGCCAGGAGTCTGGAAATTGAGGCTGCAAAAGCAAATGAGTCAGGCCCGGGATCACCTCATCAAGTTACTCATGGATCTCGAGCAAGTGCTTCGCCAACACTCAGGGATTTGTATCCTTCAACTGCATCTGTTGGTGCACGTAGTGCAGGAAGCTCTATGAACCGGAGTAGAAAGGGGTTGTGA